The genomic region atggacACATACAATACATGTTTGTGGCTGCAGTAAGTGGGCACAGACACACCCCACAAATCCCATGATGTACAAAAAACTTTACATTATACAGTGCTTGTGACCACTGCTGAATGTGTCTGACGTGATATGCCAAAATCTTTCTATGAACTGTCTTAAAGccacatattattatttttcaatgtatgtatgtgttttaatttaatacattttccaaTCAAAGAAAACTTGTGCAGGTctttaaaatctaaatttctCAAACAAACATAAACTGTTTTCGGTCTTGCTCCACCGTCACTGTCTACTCTCTTCACAGGCGGATCAGGCCTCTGGGTTTCACATCAGATCAGTGTTATGCGTCCCTATCTGGAATCGAACTCACCAGATAATTGGTAAGTTGACCAGAAATAATCAATTTGTCCTCACTTTGGAAACCAGTTTTCATGTCACAGTcaataatgtatgtatgttttcatAGGGGTTGCACAAATCCTGAATCGCCTTGACAGGAAGACTTTCAATGATGCAGATCAGAGACTGTTCGAGGTACATTTTTGAAATTACAGATGGTTCATGAAAACTTTGCTATTGTTGCATTGGATACACATTATGCCATTTTTTTCAGAttccttttctctgtttttttatttccgtACAGGCATTTGTGATATTCTGTGGACTTGGAATCAACAACACCATGATGTACAATCAAGTTAAGAAGACGTGGGCCAAGCAGTCTGTAGCACTGGATGTAGGCACTGCAACATATTGATTACAACTAgttttggcttttttttcttAACCATTTGGAAGACAAAAGACATTTATATAGATTTGTTTGTATCTATTactttatatattgttttgtttttaattttgatcTCTTTTCCCATCATCCAGCTCTTTCAAGATGTGATatccaaattacaaaaataataataagtttaaaaaagtaaatgtaaactaATATATAAAATCTTGTTTAGAATGAAGGACATTATAGAAATATCATATATCATCCACTAGCTACCCGTCCTTTAAAAGCACCTGCATGCCATGAATGTATTGTATACCAGCACATGCATTAAAACATGCTCTAAATAAACTATGTCTATGAAAAATTAACATCAGtacatatacattttaaaatacatgcTTATACACATCCAAAATCATTAAGACTACTGATCAACATTATATaagttgtgttttgatttttgagTTGTTTGATTTACAACAAGATGGATTTTCATAGACGTATAGATGTATGGAAAATATTAGGTATCCATTCTGTTCAGGGAAGTGGTCACAATAAGGCTAATCTTAACAGAGGCTCTTCACATTCATTAGTGTCTCCATCTGTGTTCTGCTCCACTGCCCGGTATCTAACCTAAGCAGTCACATTATCCTCAGCAAACATGGTTCTGCTTCGCTACCATAAATATTTCAGCTCCTTTCAATAATTCAGGATAAATACATGTGCCAGTCTGCTCACCTCTCACCGAAGGCAACACACACTCCTGTATTTCGGTCACAAGATCGTTGCTGTTTCTTTAAACACCTGATGGATTTTCTTTCCTGTGAGGAGACTCAAAATATAGCAACAAATCGGTTTTAAAAGCCAAGATGTGCTTTCTTTGATCCTGATTATGTAACAGGATAAGTAGGTAAGATAGCTCTCGGAACATATTGATAAGCTTCTGCAGCAGTAAGTCTCTTTTTCAGAGTTGCTCTTATCTAATTTAGGATTTTCACCTCATTAGCCTCAGATCAGCATCAGAATATGTTTTCTAAATCTCACTgttttgaattattattattatttttttttttaagatgttGTCCTACCATGCAACCTGTTCCAAGGTAGAAGTTGACAGACTCAAGGTAATACTCAGGAAGATTAACACAACATTCATATATGTGCATTATAATTAACAATCTGAACTGTATGAAATCTGGTTCTTGTGAGTGGTTGTATGTGAAGTGTAATTTGAAAACTGTTTTAGTGCTTTGCCTCCTTCCTTGCGTGCATTTGACAGCTCTGTCCTCTCCCCTTAAGGCAGCTAAGATCCCCCTGAGCAGTGAGTTAGGCATCGATGAGTTTCACTTTAATGACTTCTCTTTGGATAATGATGCCATGATCACCGCGTCACTCCGGATGTTTCTGGAACTTGGTGTGGTCCAAAAGTTTAAAATTGACTATGAGGTAAGACCCTGGAATATGTTGTGTAATATGTTTGTCAAGTGCTAGTGTCCACggtgtgtatgtatgcacagtatctcacaaaagtgagtacacccctcacatttctgtaaatatttgattatatcttttcatgtgacaacactgaagatatgacactttgctacaatgtaaattagtgagtgtacagcatgtataacagtgtatattttctgtcccctcaaaataacacattacacagccattaatgtctaaaccactggtaacaaaaatgaagaaaagatataatcaaatatttacataaatgtgaggggtgttttgagatactgtatatcacaTGTATGTCTGCTCTTTTTGTAGGTTTTGTGCCGCTGGCTTCTGACTGTGAGGAAGAATTATCGAACTGTGGCATATCATAACTGGAGGCACGCCTTCAATGTATCGCAGTGCATGTTTGTTATGATCACAGTAAGTTTCACTATATACCAAATCAGGTcagattgtgtgtgtattgccttcAATTAGAGTAACAGTCTAAAGTTGCTTGGCATGCCCACAAATTGgcaaattttaaataaagatgaccCAGCTTTCAAAGATGCATATCTCTTTCACTCAGTCAAACTAGAGTCAAACTGTTAAATACAGTAAAAGCACATTACCACCAAAATAAACCATCTAAACTTAGACCCTCAGTGAGGATAACGCGTTGTCaagtttatttttgaaatttgTCCTGAGAAAATCTCAGTGGAGTTATCACCAAACTAATCAACAAtcactttttaaacaaaacattattagGAGGAAACATCACAGGCGAGACGTCACTAAGAGAAAATTCAAAGAAGGAATATTTGGGTAAAGTTCCAGGGTGATCAGGTATGCTCAGTGCTCATGGACATCAATAGACGAATGATCTAATTTCCCTCCAGATCAAACATTTCCCATCCCATCCCATCCCATGCCATCCCGGTCCAGGTGGGACTTATCCTATCAAATAGCAATAGGTAATACCGAATAAATAATGAGTATTGTGGTTGACTCTGCTAAGTGGATGTGTAAAATTGTGTCTGCTTTACTTTCGGCAGACAGCCACTTTCCAGGATGTCCTGTCAGATGCAGAGATACTGGCACTAATGGTCGGCTGTCTATGTCATGACCTGGACCACAGAGGCACTAACAATGCATTTCAAGCCAAGTAAGTGATCTAGACCTAAAGTTTGATGACAAACGGACGTCTTATAGGTGACTGAAAGTTTCTCTGCTGTGGTTTTCCTGCAGGACAGGTTCTGCTCTGGCTCTGCTCTACGGGACGTCAGCCACCCTGGAGCATCATCACTTCAACCATGCAGTTATGATCCTTCAAAGTGAGGTCAGACCAATATTTCTCATATAATTATACTGCTCAAGTAATTCTGATGTCTACTGTATTAGCTGCATTGGCTGAGATTTCCTTTTGTGGTGTTAGTTTGCTTTCCTTGACTAAGGTGCTGCAAGGGTTTTACTTGAAGTGATCTAACAAATTGTGTAAACCTACTCCTTAACTAAACTTTAATGGTAATTTGGAATGGCCAATGAATTTGATCCTTTTTACTGTGAGAGAAGCGTCAAGTAAACTGTTGCATGGTATAAATAGTTTTAATATCACATGGTGTCAGCTAGACAACCTtaagggtttaaaaaaaatattttcttccttCATATACTCTTTATTGGGCAGTTTGAAAACGAAGTATGCAAATATAATGGTGGAAGGTGGTACAGAGTTGTTTAGGAGCAAAAGACTTGAAACACAGACATTCCAGCacattgtatttattaaatttttattatttttatctgcGTAATTATGGGTCAATGGTACCACAGCCTTAAACATGTTTACAATGTCTGTCcctaaaacaacacaaatgtacacaATAAAAAATGGCATAAAAACCTAATAAAAAGCACCGATAATTGGTGACTACATGTCTGATCCCTCTTTGGAAACTGTTTCAGCATTCTATGTTTTTTAGTGTACTGGATTACCAGAAAGCCACTGGTGTGCAGTTTGAGCTTCGGGCCAGTGCTGAGCACAAACCGCCTGCTGGTAGGCGGCAGCAGTGACCAATACTGACATTTCGAGGCTGCTTTGTCTCAGGTGTAGATCAGTTTGATCATTAGGAACTGTGTTCTCTATTGATTTATTTCACAGTGGACAGATAAAGTCTATACACATTgctaattaacactgataatgaGAGCTTCATTTGACAGTGAGCGATGActttaccaatgcatcggctCTAAGGAGACATTTTTGCCACTATTACTCATGCTTGCCTGCTTTTGTGTATGTGCCTACTCTATGctattgtatttttctttctctcagggtCACAATATCTTTGCAAACCTCTGCTCTAAAGAGTATAGCAACATGATGCAACTACTGAAGCAGGCCATTCTCTCCACAGACCTTACTTTGCACTTTGAGTAAGTGGTTTTTTTAATGGATTCAGAGGTGAGGTAGTTcattattggtaaaataaacacaactgaAACAGATTATTACAGATTAATGTATAAACTATTACATGCAATTGGAAGAATTGTCATTCAAATGGTGAAAGCTGTCTTGTGTGTcctttaaacattttctttgtccTTAACTCCTCTTTCTCTGCATTGTAAGGCGCAGAACCAAGTTCTTTGAGTGTGTTCTGTCTGGAGAATTCAGCTGGACTGAAGAAGGACACAGAGAAGTTCTCAGGTTTCTACCTTTGTGCTGAATAAAAACTCTCCTGTGCCAAAAtgactttaaagaggtggtattatgctcatttttgagtttaaaatctaaattaggggttgtaccagaacaggtttacatggtttaattttcaaaaaacaccatattttgcTCATACATTACACATTGCTgcgctcctcttttcaccccaTGTGTTGTacggagtgatgcatcttacttgtacaaaatctttgttgggagttgcacatgcgcagttcccaggtaaggactactagccaatcagaagcagagaagggcgggtcggaagatacaaggtagtgtgatccaaatcaaagccgcttcagactgagaccgtaacctagcagatggtataagttactcacaagtccacaaccacacaacatcattgttccacatcttaccataaaccactacaaaaatcaccatatttcaactcaatttacataaaaattggccaaacaatttgaacgtttgctcagtagcttccacatcaggtgtaacattagcattatagctataactttagctgtgttagccaacatctgtgaagttacattgccgtgtttattttaaatataattcacatccaataaagcatacttacaggttgtgattgtgaatttccaggcccaaacagagtcggagtgtcatcgtcttttaggactaaacgttgaactgttacTGGTGTTCtaacgatctatgctgccttgccaaaaaaagctaccatagcgcaattcgatagactcgactctactcgccctgctctgttttccattacagatagtacccagagatagtatgtagcttgtcgtcattgcgacgccacacacaactgccgcgacgtaatgtttgatgcgacacacacaccagcgatccacacagctttctcttttttaagttaaaacgtttcaacattactcataATGTAAAGACAggtaagcggtatgaaaaccttccagctgtgttttcctctgccattgttgctgcagcggtctgagggctctgtgagcgggcggctggccggcctcacacgctcctcccgcgggttggcataGGCTTCCCCCACAgacacttgcggagctcctcaactccgaaaatattcaagcacatttttgttccgccatcacttctcataaaattgtcaatatttgaaatctacacagctgatttcacctcaaaacttctcagaagtggatttagtgatgaaattacatacgaaaactggaaaatataaaactttctgttgctggcctctgtctggcgcacacaatgatgatgcagtgaatagtgacgattctctctgaccaatcagcagtctgtcgtgttttcacattacattttagtatccctcagctcgcttggaaccttgacggaggcgaggtgatacgaaaaaaagtacctggaagcaggtacaggtacaacatttctacaacagaaaaccaaacaaaggcgagttgagccaaagggcctccgctcagactagcttggtttgagggcgtgcctgacccagctagccgcttggcaagctttatgacgcgttttcattgtgacgtcagaAGTAAAggaagtaaaggaagtgaagggctagactacaaacgagctgttttcaagcagttctgAGCAGTGCTTagtgtgggagatgggaactccctttgggctggactttgggctttttcactttgcaaacctgttacatgcacaaaaaagatatataactcaataaaggagaggggaaaagccaaaaagcataataccacctctttaactgtGAAGGGCGAAACAAGTAGCTAGAAGTGAGCTTTGATGTCATCAACAGGTCCATGCTGATGACAGCATGCGATCTGGGTGCCGTCACTCGTCCTTGGAAGATATCCAAACAGGTTTGAGTCCCTGTCACAAAGTTTCTTATATCTGCGTTTTCATGTTTAAGGGCTTGGAGATGTAGAAATACAGGTGGACTTTGGTTAAAAAAGGACCTGTTTCCATGTTTGACCCTTTTCATATTGACAGTTTTGGGCTTCAGTGCACGTTCTCCCTGAAAAATACcagcattttccttgataaacccgtaaaagtaaattttgcccAAAATATAGCAAAAACGCATGCACTCTCTAGCTTGGAGCCCATGTTTTAACAATAAAACGTTACATCTTGTTTgagtaaaataatgaaataatgatgGAAAATGGATGGATAATAATGAATTTATGTCCCAAGGTCGCAGAGCTGGTGACGAGTGAATTCTTTGAACAAGGGGACAGAGAGAGGTCTGAGCTTAAGTTGACCCCAGCGGTAAGTAAGAAAAGTCTTAtctttcacagttttttttctagcacacacatttctctctcaTACTATGTTTCCAGCATACACTCAAACCATGTTCTCGATGtgaccattttttttttctcacaaatgATTATGATGAATGTGTTTGGCCATGGATGACTGAAGATGATATCCTCTCTGTAGGCCATATTTGACCGTAATCGCAAAGATGAACTACCTGCCTTACAGCTGGAGTGGATAGATGGGATATGTAAACCCCTTTACCAGGTAGGTAATCCTTGATGTCTCAAGTTAAAGTTTTACTTTGGGcctcattttaaaaataaaaataaaaacattatttttgggGTTTGAATAGCAAATGTACTCTCTTGTGTCTCCCCTAAGGCACTGCTGAAGCTAAACAGGAAGTTGCAGCCAATGCTTGATGGGATCGACGCCAATCGAAATAAATGGCAGCACCTCTGTTCATCCTATCAGCAGACACGCAGAGCCTCAGTGTCAAGTCAGAGTGTTGAATTAGATGAGCATCCTGAGTCCCATGAAGACGCAGAAACTAATCCATACCCCGACTCCACAGATACTCTGAAGCCAGTTGAAAGCACCAAGTTTGGGTCATTGTCTAAGTGCAGTCAGGATCTGAGGTGCAGAGAGAACAAAGGGTCCTGTGATGATAAACTGGCAATATAACCTCTACAGGGAAGATGTAAGTAAGTGTTAAGTGTTGGGACTCTTCCTATACCCTGTGATTTTGtaacacaaaaataattgttaaaaatCTGGGTAAATAAAATCCAGTTTTCATCTGCTGAGCACATTGCTTCTCCCAAGTGTCACTGTGTTAAACTCAGGAGCTTGAATAATTCCAGTTGGTCAAACTCTATTTTAAGgacagttccccttcgagggaactcgaactgcgtctgtgacgacactatgggaacccCTTTgggtgtggcagggctgaattatgaatgaaactactccaattctATTGgtgtagcgtgtgacggcgcaaccggaggcgtatataagcacgccgtcacacaggacacattagcttctttctattcagcaggcactctgagtatgtttggaagctccactatcgagaaagttgttgttttacctggaatGCCTGACGAAGCAGTAGAGACCATGTCTGGTAATCAGTTccaacaatgtgtttttccatgcccacACTACATCGCGGCTGGGGAGACAcatgagatgtgtgtttcctgtctggggatgtcgcacgcccaggcagctctcgagggggctgcctgcggccatgGCGAGGCCCGGTCCCTGAGGCTGCTGAGGTCTCATGCGGCTCTCTTTCGGAAGACggtcggatgcgctctccccgtggctcaggCCCCGCGGTTGCTGAGGCGTTGCGACGGCTACGGTCATGGGGATCGCAGCGTGATATCTCAGAGGGCGTCGGGACGgatgaggcctttttccggtcctcgtctgctgactccgcctcctctcttccccgttcgggagcccgtttcttgGCTTCTCCCACCCGAGGTATGAGTctggagaggcttgcacagtctgattctgaggagctagacgtacttagcatcatggaggatgacttccgggagccgggccGACGTCATCAGTTATACCGCGCCCAGCTATAAGAGGCGGGGCAGGAGCCGCGGGCCAGCAGTAACTtcaatgagcttttctgcagcccgagcGCCGCCCCCGCTTCGATCCTTGCCATTCTTTCCAgatttacacaatgagttgtgtaaatcatggaccaagaggaaaaaaaaaataataagctgcTCTGCACAGCTGACTGCGTaccctctgctggactacagcagcgtgacagaaactaagcagcacggctTTGGAACGATGCCTCGGGTGAAGGAAATGCTcgcgagctatctttctcccaccctcgcttcattccttcagacaccggcgctccccaccaagctgtGTCAGACGACATccgctttggtgggcaaggcctacatggcagcgtgtcgagctggtgcaagcctgcacactatgGTCATCTTCcaggcgtaccaggccgatcttctcaaagactgtgacctagggggaggtccctatgaggaggacctgactgagctctgtagagctacggacttaaCACTCCGTGTTACCAAGGAGACGGCCTGTTCCATTGgctgctccatggcagcattggtggctacggagcaccatctgtggctcaacctctcgggcatccaggggaaggagaaggcttttctcctggatgtgcccctctctcctactggcctgtttggtgaggcagtggatgctgtcgtcagcaggtttcagcacgctaaaacgcagggagaggcgtttgagcaatatctccccTGCCAGTTTTCCTTGGcggtcctccgcttcagggtgccaccggggacctacgcataacacTGGCCACCACCCCCCCGCAGAAGTTCAAcagggtggtctggactgcggtgcacgcgggacagagccaggtgttgggacaagaagttcgctctctgctggaaaacggGGCCAGAGAGCTgatttccccgccagtcagggagtccgggttctacagccagtacttcatagttcccaagaaggacggatgggTTGCGTctgattttggatctgcggtccctgaaccgaACTCTCTggggagattcaggttcaggatgctcaccatccccaccatcatcagtcacatccaatccgaggattggtttgtcacgatagatctgcaagatgcttatttccacatctccatccgtccctctcacaggagattcctgaggttcgccttcgggggcgcggcgtaccaatatcgggttcttccgttcggcctagcactctctccccgcacgttcaccaaatgcatggatgcagcccTGGCCctgctgaggctccagggcatccgcatttTAAACTatatcgacgactggctcatcctggcccagtctcgggagttagcggttcagcatcgagatgtcgtcctagCCCACCTTCAGCATTTGGGGCTGTGGCTCAACgtgaagaagagcgtgctgacgcccgtccaacggactacgttcctaggggtggtgtgggactcagcTACGCTGCGGGCCCTcctgtctcccgcacgcatcgagtccattttgtcctcagtgaccagagtgcagttaggccgcgccatcactgtgaaacactttcagagggcgttaggtctcctggcagcagcgtccagtataataccttctggACTattgcacatgagagccctgctgtggtggctaaaatccaagggattctccccgaggggaaatccgctccgtctgatacaggttacgagcaggtgcctttgTTCCCTGTctttatggaggaaatcttggttcctgtcccaagggcccgtgctgggagcaATCTGTAGgcaaacaattatttcaacagacgcctcactcacgggatggggcgtgGTCATGGACGGctgctttgcgagaggctcctggcaggagcatcatttctcttggaaATGTTGACAgtattcagagctctgaggagtttccTGTCCAccctccgcggtcgccacgtccttgtcagaaccgacaatacgaCAGTGGTGGCCTaattgaatcaccaggggggtctgcgctcgcgcccgttatgcaaactggcacatcagatcctcctgtggtcccagcagagactgctgtccctcagagcgatgtacgtccctgggacccagaatcagggagcagacctgctgtcgagacaggggctgaggcccggggaatggagactccaccccgaggtggtggagtggtTGTGCGAAGGTTCGGCCCAGTAGCCGTGGACCTGTTTGCATCTtgagagactacgcactgtccgctctggttctccctctcgcccccagcccgctagggctggatgccatggatGCCATATGCTCTTCCCTCAGTTGCTCTGcccccgggggttctggagggggtccgtcaggacggtgtcagcctactgtTAGTAGCCCCGTGTCTGGCCAGCCcaagtgtggttctcggacataatatcaCTCCTAGAGGGCCcaccctggcaggtccctctgaggagagatcTGCTGTCTCAGGCAGAGGACCGGGCCTTTCACCTGCGCCCCgtcctgtggcagctatgggtctgtcccctgagggggcgcagttcctagaggcgggcctgacgagAGGAGcggtcgagacgctgctcagctccagagccccgtccacgagaaggatgtacggcccgaagtggaatgtgttaaaatgccacctggtgtagagaacgggcggtggactcAGTTACCTGCTCAGTGattatggtactggagttcctccatgACCATTTCTccgctggcctttccccatccacgctcaaggtgtatgtggctgccattgcagagctccacacccctctgagggatgggcccttggggaggcttccactggtcgtgcgcttcctccgtggagcccggaggatgagacccgtgactcgttccagggtactcactgggacctggcagtggttctcgaagcgctggctgaggcccccttcgaacccctggagtcggctgaggccaagcacctgacccttaagatggcctttctcctcgctatcacctctctgaggagggtgagggatctccaggcactttcggtttctccccgatgcctggagtttgccccggggagggtcagggccatcctgcacccttgtccaggctatgtccctaaggttccgtccagtttggcagggtccacggtgctgcaggcgtttcatcccccacctcatgtgacggcggaggacgggagacttcatctgctctgccctgtcagagcgctgggtatttacactctgaggtcttcccggtggaggaaagcagaccagttgctggtgtgtttcgggtcccccaaggctgtgctccccgcttctaaacacacatcagctactggatcgttcagactatttccctggcctatcaggtgcacgGTTTGCCTTTAACTATGGCCGTCAGGGCGCACTCTAcccgaggcatggcggcctctagggccctcctcgcaggggcgtcgctccaggatttgtgtgatgcggctggctggccacccctcacactttcatccggtttacagtctggaccttccttctgcacccggca from Micropterus dolomieu isolate WLL.071019.BEF.003 ecotype Adirondacks linkage group LG03, ASM2129224v1, whole genome shotgun sequence harbors:
- the pde11al gene encoding dual 3',5'-cyclic-AMP and -GMP phosphodiesterase 11A isoform X2, with the translated sequence MAICNSDGEVIGVVQAINKNPMGTPFTEDDEKVLQMYLPFCGISISNAKLFSESRKEYERSRALLEVVNDLFEEQTDLEKIVRKIMQRALTLLQCERCSVLLLEDIDSPVVKFSKTFELMSPLCNMDRDISMEKLSCSDWLINNSIAELVASTGLPVNISDVCQDPRFDAEADQASGFHIRSVLCVPIWNRTHQIIGVAQILNRLDRKTFNDADQRLFEAFVIFCGLGINNTMMYNQVKKTWAKQSVALDMLSYHATCSKVEVDRLKAAKIPLSSELGIDEFHFNDFSLDNDAMITASLRMFLELGVVQKFKIDYEVLCRWLLTVRKNYRTVAYHNWRHAFNVSQCMFVMITTATFQDVLSDAEILALMVGCLCHDLDHRGTNNAFQAKTGSALALLYGTSATLEHHHFNHAVMILQSEGHNIFANLCSKEYSNMMQLLKQAILSTDLTLHFERRTKFFECVLSGEFSWTEEGHREVLRSMLMTACDLGAVTRPWKISKQVAELVTSEFFEQGDRERSELKLTPAAIFDRNRKDELPALQLEWIDGICKPLYQALLKLNRKLQPMLDGIDANRNKWQHLCSSYQQTRRASVSSQSVELDEHPESHEDAETNPYPDSTDTLKPVESTKFGSLSKCSQDLRCRENKGSCDDKLAI
- the pde11al gene encoding dual 3',5'-cyclic-AMP and -GMP phosphodiesterase 11A isoform X3; this translates as MEKLSCSDWLINNSIAELVASTGLPVNISDVCQDPRFDAEADQASGFHIRSVLCVPIWNRTHQIIGVAQILNRLDRKTFNDADQRLFEAFVIFCGLGINNTMMYNQVKKTWAKQSVALDMLSYHATCSKVEVDRLKAAKIPLSSELGIDEFHFNDFSLDNDAMITASLRMFLELGVVQKFKIDYEVLCRWLLTVRKNYRTVAYHNWRHAFNVSQCMFVMITTATFQDVLSDAEILALMVGCLCHDLDHRGTNNAFQAKTGSALALLYGTSATLEHHHFNHAVMILQSEGHNIFANLCSKEYSNMMQLLKQAILSTDLTLHFERRTKFFECVLSGEFSWTEEGHREVLRSMLMTACDLGAVTRPWKISKQVAELVTSEFFEQGDRERSELKLTPAAIFDRNRKDELPALQLEWIDGICKPLYQALLKLNRKLQPMLDGIDANRNKWQHLCSSYQQTRRASVSSQSVELDEHPESHEDAETNPYPDSTDTLKPVESTKFGSLSKCSQDLRCRENKGSCDDKLAI
- the pde11al gene encoding dual 3',5'-cyclic-AMP and -GMP phosphodiesterase 11A isoform X1, with product MTTFDFSDIEAFLDCHPDLFEEYLVRKAKYDQVSRWLREHQPSKVSTAEEKRGAARDPLWPANPDGLRRRSSHMELRRNFARSKATTTHRTYDEHVSLSEYESQSSMRRRALLRKASSLPPTTAHILSALLESRVNVPQYASSAIDYKYRLKETNEREFFLELVKDISNDLDLTNLSYKILINVCILVDADRCSLFLVEGPAHKRTLVSKFFDVHSGTTVRPSSSTLNSNEVQVPWGKGIIGYVAEHGETVNIPNAYEDHRFSDEIDKLTGYKTQSILCMAICNSDGEVIGVVQAINKNPMGTPFTEDDEKVLQMYLPFCGISISNAKLFSESRKEYERSRALLEVVNDLFEEQTDLEKIVRKIMQRALTLLQCERCSVLLLEDIDSPVVKFSKTFELMSPLCNMDRDISMEKLSCSDWLINNSIAELVASTGLPVNISDVCQDPRFDAEADQASGFHIRSVLCVPIWNRTHQIIGVAQILNRLDRKTFNDADQRLFEAFVIFCGLGINNTMMYNQVKKTWAKQSVALDMLSYHATCSKVEVDRLKAAKIPLSSELGIDEFHFNDFSLDNDAMITASLRMFLELGVVQKFKIDYEVLCRWLLTVRKNYRTVAYHNWRHAFNVSQCMFVMITTATFQDVLSDAEILALMVGCLCHDLDHRGTNNAFQAKTGSALALLYGTSATLEHHHFNHAVMILQSEGHNIFANLCSKEYSNMMQLLKQAILSTDLTLHFERRTKFFECVLSGEFSWTEEGHREVLRSMLMTACDLGAVTRPWKISKQVAELVTSEFFEQGDRERSELKLTPAAIFDRNRKDELPALQLEWIDGICKPLYQALLKLNRKLQPMLDGIDANRNKWQHLCSSYQQTRRASVSSQSVELDEHPESHEDAETNPYPDSTDTLKPVESTKFGSLSKCSQDLRCRENKGSCDDKLAI